A genome region from Corvus hawaiiensis isolate bCorHaw1 chromosome 4, bCorHaw1.pri.cur, whole genome shotgun sequence includes the following:
- the LGALS1 gene encoding galectin-1 encodes MSCGPVCTNLGLKPGQRLTVKGKIAPNAKSFVMNLGKDATLLGLHFNPRFDAHGDVNTIVCNSKKVEEWGAEHRETVFPFQKGGTAEITFGVNQNDVTVHLPGHQFTFPNRLNLSVFDYFDTQGDFTLQSLSWE; translated from the exons ATGTCTTGT GGACCAGTGTGCACCAACTTGGGTCTCAAGCCTGGCCAGCGCCTCACTGTCAAGGGGAAAATTGCACCAAATGCCAAGAG ctttgtgATGAATCTGGGCAAGGATGCTACCCTCCTTGGACTTCACTTCAATCCCCGTTTTGATGCTCACGGCGATGTGAACACTATCGTGTGCAACTCAAAGAAGGTGGAAGAGTGGggtgcagagcacagggagactgtctttcctttccagaaagGGGGCACAGCAGAG ATCACTTTTGGTGTCAACCAAAATGATGTGACAGTCCACCTGCCAGGCCACCAGTTCACGTTCCCTAACCGGCTTAATCTCTCTGTCTTTGACTACTTTGATACACAAGGGGACTTCACACTCCAGTCCCTCAGCTGGGAATAA
- the LOC125325161 gene encoding urotensin-2 receptor-like: MSYNPSLISPSPGEDPKGGSFLEESSGGGDDSNVLGGDSLVTGPLGAVLLAMYLTGMVGNIYTVVVASGRVAGCSAGSLGVYMVNLALADLLYLSTIPFVVCTYFAHDWFFGDVGCRLLLSLDLLTMHASIFLLTAMSLERYWAVAKPLRARRASNAYRKLASAILWLLSLLLTAPMMVMTQLREEDGPHKRICVPTWTPSAFRLYLTVLFTTSVLAPGAVLGIVYARLARAYRSSAWGLGLPVAGRVPARRLLSRISAIVVAYWACFLPFWAWQLAGLYQREGLGIGPTTQAYLNFSVTCLAYGNSCVNPFLYTLLSSSYRRRRGHTGMGTAQPAAPSQQAAGSHSISLAFRELMASVRESEG, translated from the coding sequence ATGTCTTACAACCCTTCCCTCATCAGCCCAAGTCCTGGAGAGGATCCCAAGGGTGGCAGTTTCTTGGAGGAAAGCAGTGGTGGGGGTGATGACAGCAATGTCCTGGGTGGGGACAGCCTGGTCACAGGGCCTCTGGGCgcagtgctgctggccatgTACCTCACTGGGATGGTGGGGAACATCTACACGGTGGTGGTGGCCTCTGGCAGGGTGGCAGGCTGCTCAGCAGGCTCCTTGGGGGTCTACATGGTCAACCTTGCCCTGGCTGACCTCCTGTACCTCTCCACTATCCCCTTTGTGGTTTGCACCTACTTCGCCCACGACTGGTTCTTTGGGGATGTGGGTTGCAGGCTTTTGCTCAGCCTGGACCTCCTCACCATGCACGCCAGCATCTTCCTCCTGACCGCCATGAGCCTGGAGAGGTACTGGGCAGTGGCCAAGCCTCTGCGGGCCAGGCGGGCCAGCAATGCCTACCGCAAACTGGCCAGCGCCATCCTCTGGCTCCTCTCACTCCTGCTCACGGCCCCCATGATGGTGATGACCCAGCTGCGGGAGGAGGACGGCCCCCACAAGCGCATCTGCGTCCCCACCTGGACGCCATCAGCTTTCCGGCTCTACCTGACGGTTCTGTTCACCACCAGCGTCCTGGCACCCGGCGCAGTGCTGGGCATCGTCTACGCCCGCCTGGCCCGGGCGTACCGCTCCTCGGCCTGGGGCCTGGGGCTGCCGGTGGCCGGCCGGGTCCCTGCCCGGCGGCTCCTCTCCAGGATCTCTGCCATTGTGGTGGCCTACTGGGCCTGCTTCCTCCCCTTCTGGGCCTGGCAGCTGGCCGGGCTGTACCAGCGAGAGGGGCTGGGCATTGGCCCCACCACCCAGGCCTACCTCAACTTCAGTGTCACATGCCTGGCCTATGGCAACAGCTGTGTCAACCCCTTCCTGTAcaccctgctctccagcagctaCCGCCGGCGCCGTGGCCACACTGGGATGGGCACGGCACAGCCTGCAGCACCCTCTCAGCAGGCTGCGGGAAGCcacagcatctccctggctTTCAGGGAGTTGATGGCGTCTGTGAGGGAAAGCGAGGGGTGA
- the LOC125325243 gene encoding arf-GAP with dual PH domain-containing protein 1-like gives MGQVSSSSSLLMHSLGALQPPASLPLPVLGRLRCIKCRQLPSRPCPALPCLKGYHSEVMAGGNERSVKALKEVWKRAENSLCADCGKPDPDWASSTLGVFICLSCSGIHRNIPSISKVKSLKMDYWDDAQVQFLAKHGNAVTKAIYEAHIPIYYYQPTYNDCQVLREQWIRAKYERKEFTEPGKQLPYSDGVKEGILWKRGRDNGQFLPRKFLLSEREGCLKYFTKQDAKEPKINVKIDVINATFQPEKIGNPNGLQITYLKENKTRNIFVYHESGKEVVDWFNAIRSVQFHYLKVAFPIASDNEIKNRLTRNFLKEGYMEKTGPKQREAFKKRWFTLDHRRLMYFKDPLDAFAKGEVFVGSGENGYSVQKGLPSGTQGNFSWHYGITIVTPDREYLFTCETESDQLEWIRAFTSVINQAMTPQEYAIEAYFKFKS, from the exons ATGGGGCaggtctcctcctcctcctcactcctCATGCACAGTCTGGGTGCACTTCAGCCTCCAGCCTCTTTGCCCCTGCCTGTGCTCGGCCGGCTCAG GTGCATAAAGTGCAGGCAGCTGCCCTCCcggccctgtcctgccctgccctgcctgaaGGGATATCATTCCGAGGTGATGGCTGGAGGGAACGAGCGGAGCGTGAAGGCCCTGAAGGAAGTGTGGAAAAGAGCGGAGAACTCTTTGTGTGCAGACTGCGGGAAGCCAG ATCCTGACTGGGCATCATCTACTTTGGGTGTCTTTATATGCCTCAGCTGTTCAGGAATTCACCGCAACATCCCTAGCATCAGCAAAGTCAAATCCCTGAAGATGGACTACTGGGATGATGCTCAGGTGCAG TTTCTGGCCAAGCATGGGAATGCTGTGACTAAAGCCATATATGAAGCTCACATCCCTATTTACTATTACCAGCCAACCTACAATGACTGCCA AGTGCTGAGAGAACAGTGGATACGGGCCAAATATGAACGTAAAGAATTTACTGAGCCGGGAAAACAGCTGCCATATTCTGATG GGGTGAAGGAAGGCATCCTTTGGAAGCGAGGTCGAGACAACGGGCAGTTCCTACCCCGCAAGTTCCTCTTGTCTGAGAGAGAGGGATGTCTGAAGTATTTCACCAAGCAGGAT GCCAAAGAACCCAAAATCAATGTTAAAATAGATGTCATCAATGCTACATTCCAGCCAGAGAAGATTGGGAACCCCAATGGCCTGCAGATCACCTATCTCAAAGAGAATAAGACCCGGAATATATTTGTCTACCATGAAAGTGGAAAG GAGGTAGTGGACTGGTTCAACGCCATCCGCTCCGTGCAGTTCCATTACCTGAAGGTAGCATTTCCCATTGCCAGCGATAATGAG ATTAAAAATCGTCTGACGAGAAACTTCTTGAAGGAGGGATACATGGAGAAGACTGGTCCCAAG CAGAGAGAGGCTTTCAAGAAGCGCTGGTTCACGCTGGATCACCGCAGGCTCATGTACTTCAAGGATCCTTTG GATGCATTTGCTAAGGGTGAGGTATTTGTGGGCAGCGGAGAGAATGGATACAGCGTCCAGAAGGGATTGCCTTCAGGGACACAGGGCAACTTCTCTTGGCACTATGGCATCACCATTGTCACCCCTGACCGGGAATACCTCTTCACCTGCGAGACAGAGAGTGACCAGCTGGAGTGGATCAGAGCCTTCACTAGTGTCATCAACCAGGCCATGACACCACAGGAATATGCAA TTGAAGCCTACTTCAAGTTTAAATCCTAG
- the NOL12 gene encoding nucleolar protein 12 has translation MGRKKNKKGPGGREGRLVVTFDEERRREYLTGFHKRKVERRKAALEEIKRKLKEEQRKMKEERHQEYLKMLSEREEALEEADELEHLVTSRTESVNIDHPNHIVTVTTISDLDLSGARQLGLTSPVGKSDGSEEEKGEEVVNKPVRTMPKKSRNPFLSEKISALTATLHMHSRKKTKGKRSQRGQGPRKKIQKPSTGRTTKTQRRRLTGKMGRDQD, from the exons ATGGGCCGCAAGAAGAACAAGAAGGGTCCGGGCGGCCGCGAGGGGCGGCTGGTGGTGACTTTCGACGAGGAGCGGCGGAG GGAGTACCTGACCGGCTTTCACAAGCGGAAGGTGGAGCGGAGGAAGGCGGCGCTGGAAGAGATCAAACGGAAGCtgaaggaggagcagagaaaaatgaaagaggag CGGCACCAGGAGTACCTGAAGATGCTGAGCGAGAGAGAGGAGGCACTCG aggaggcTGATGAACTGGAGCACTTGGTGACGTCGCGGACAGAGTCTGTGAACATCGACCACCCAAACCACATCGTAACAGTGACCACCATCAGTGACCTGGACCTCTCCGGGGCACGCCAGCTGGGACTGACCAGCCCCGTG ggaaaaagtGATGGATctgaagaggagaagggggaagaggTGGTGAACAAGCCTGTAAGAACAATGCCCAAGAAGTCCAGAAACCCCTTCCTGTCTGAAAA AATCTCTGCTCTTACTGCCACGCTGCACATGCACAGCCggaaaaagacaaaaggaaagagaTCCCAGCGTGGGCAGGGCCCACGTAAGAAAATCCAGAAGCCCAGCACAGGGCGAACCACCAAGACTCAGCGACGGAGACTGACGGGCAAAATGGGCCGTGACCAAGATTAA